From the genome of Solanum lycopersicum chromosome 7, SLM_r2.1:
CCGGGGTAGACACTATataaggttcatgcaaaatatagGCAAATGTCAAACcttttagctactagaggagtaacaaatgataaagtagcaccgggattaagtaaggcatatacatctCTAGtagtaacaaataataaagCAGCATCGGGATCAAGTAAGGTAtttacatcaatagagaagactttcaacatattGGTCACCATGtcaggagaagtctcttgctcacccctagagcagaGAGCATAGAAAAGACTCTTCTTTGGAGACTCATTTGTACCACTTGCTTGATGTTGACAgctacccttgtcttgaccccTCACATTAGGGAAATCCCTAAACTTGTGCCaacttttaccacaaccaaaacaattatatGTCCCCGTAAGACAATCCCCATAGTGTTTCTTGCCACagtttccacaagttggcttttTTGTTGGTGAACTAGTTCCCTTTCCCTTATTAGGCTTTGGGTTAGCCACCCTATCATCCCTAGCCTTAGGGAACATAGAAGGAACTTGATAAGAAACACGCTTCTTCAAACTAcgcttgtcttgtatctcaaccCTTCTTTTTGAAGAACCTCCGTCAAATGATCTTGCCTTCTTGTCTTCCTTACTCTTCATTTTATCCCCTGCCTCTTCTAcatgttgagcatgaaccatgaggcgagaaatgttcatattttcatgtagcatagctgaatgacactcctcttgcaAATCATATAACAACCCTGTCATAAAACGGCTCATTTAATCTCTAGGATCGGAAACCAAAGAAAGAGCAtatttgacaatttagtgaatttcaaagagtattcatgaacactcatacctccttgttGAAGGTttatgaactccaccactttatcTTCCTtattctccctaggaaagaattgatgaataaaagCCTTCTTGAACACTTCCCAAGTCACGGGTCCACCTCTTAAAggcctattgtccctccattaGATGTACCATGCTTGAGCCAGATCCTTAAGTTCATAGGTGGCTAATTCAGCCGTCTCACTAGTAGAcaaccccatagcatagagAATTTAATAGAATTCATCGATAAACTCTTGGTTGTGTTCTTCAACCTTGATCCCATAGAAAGTAGAAAggttcatcctagtgaaatcaCTTAGACAGGAGGCCATGGTAGCAACTCGTTGATGAGCTTGGGGTACAACCTCTCGATTTTCTTGGGTCATCATGGCCTGAGTAGTGGCGGCTTGTGCTTGGGTACTTGGCCCATTTTGGAGGAGATCGGCCCTTATGTTCTCATCcatcaaaggaggaggattcaccatagcttggtcatcattcacatcttcctcaagaggaggaacttgatcaccatggGGAGAAACTCCCTCATCGGAAATATCTTCTTCAAGTATTCGTGCCGCATTATTTCGGGTATTCATTTCCTAAAATCACAccaataggattag
Proteins encoded in this window:
- the LOC138337397 gene encoding uncharacterized protein encodes the protein MGLSTSETAELATYELKDLAQAWENKEDKVVEFINLQQGGLLYDLQEECHSAMLHENMNISRLMVHAQHVEEAGDKMKSKEDKKARSFDGGSSKRRVEIQDKRSLKKRVSYQVPSMFPKARDDRVANPKPNKGKGTSSPTKKPTCGNCGKKHYGDCLTGTYNCFGCGKSWHKFRDFPNVRGQDKGSCQHQASGTNESPKKSLFYALCSRGEQETSPDMVTNMLKVFSIDVNTLLDPDAALLFVTTRDVYALLNPGATLSFVTPLVAKRFDICLYFA